The stretch of DNA GGGGGTCAGCTCTCCGAGAAGAGCACAGCCGAAGATGTCCGAAAGCTCGACTTCGGGCGGGTCAATCCGGTAACCGGGCCGGTGTTCGTTGAAGGAGCCGAACCGGGCGACACGCTCGTGGTGGACATCGTTGACCTGCAGGGAAGCGGCTGGGGATGGTCGGCCATCATCCCCGGGTTCGGGTTGCTGGCCGAAGATTTCCGGGAGCCGTTCCTCCACATTTCGCACTACAACGCGTCTTACGTCGAGTTCACCCCCGAGGTCCGGCTGCCGGTGCGGCCCTTCCCGGGAACCATCGGCGTGGCTCCGGCCGAGCCAGGATTGCACTCGGTCGTGCCGCCGAGGGAGGTCGGCGGCAACATGGACGTCCGGGACCTCGTACGTGGCAGCCGGCTGATGCTGCCGGTGAGGGTGAACGGCGCGCTGTTCTCGGTGGGTGACACCCACGCCGCCCAGGGGGACGGAGAGGTCTGCGGGACGGCCATCGAGAGTCCCATGCGGGTACGCCTGCGCTTCGATTTGCAGAAGGCTACGGGACAGCGGCGGCCGCGATTCATCGTAAACGAGCCGCCCACCCGACACGTGGACGGCAAGGGCTATCAGGTCACTGCCGGAATCGCTCCCGACCTGATGACGGCAGCCAGGGATGCCGTGCGGGAGATGATCGACCTGCTGGGCCGGGAATACCGGCTCGAGCCCGCCCTGGCGTACACCCTTTGCAGCGTGGCGGTTGACCTGCGCATCAGCGAGGTGGTGGACGCCCCTAACTGGGTGGTATCCGCCTATCTCCCGCGGGCCATCTTTGTCTGAGACGTCTCATGACGAGAGGTCTTTAGCTTTCAGGCGTTCTCGGACGAAGTGAGCACGGGCCACAACCGCCGCTTCCCGGCGCTGCCGGCCGTCGAGTTTGG from Bacillota bacterium encodes:
- a CDS encoding acetamidase/formamidase family protein, whose translation is MKPVSVKTVHQGHHHFGWDNSLAPVLHVAPGDEVEFEVVDASGGQLSEKSTAEDVRKLDFGRVNPVTGPVFVEGAEPGDTLVVDIVDLQGSGWGWSAIIPGFGLLAEDFREPFLHISHYNASYVEFTPEVRLPVRPFPGTIGVAPAEPGLHSVVPPREVGGNMDVRDLVRGSRLMLPVRVNGALFSVGDTHAAQGDGEVCGTAIESPMRVRLRFDLQKATGQRRPRFIVNEPPTRHVDGKGYQVTAGIAPDLMTAARDAVREMIDLLGREYRLEPALAYTLCSVAVDLRISEVVDAPNWVVSAYLPRAIFV